A single region of the Melioribacteraceae bacterium 4301-Me genome encodes:
- a CDS encoding ATP-grasp domain-containing protein, giving the protein MINETRVLVCYNEPVRYYQNYLGKEVNDVESNVDLSESEFSKLITTIEQALKMHFIEVNSIALGSNVKINVQNILSYSPDIILNCVESIDGKSNFESYNAGLFDILEIPYTGNNLACLGNCLNKSRTKLILKSYGINTPNFLTVTYCNIPKENDINIKYPVIVKLLNEDASIGISENSVISDYRTLKQRLIYLFDLFKQDIIIEEYIEGRELNVAILGNQVLPISEIIFDGLPENLPRIVTYEAKWSENSTYFKHTKPICPAKLDDKIKSKLEKIAIESFNAMECRDYARIDIRLDKKGIPYVIEVNPNPDISPDSGFVRSAATAGYSYDKLLYTIIMLALKRIKHDTQVTV; this is encoded by the coding sequence ATGATAAACGAAACAAGAGTACTTGTTTGTTACAATGAACCTGTTCGTTATTACCAAAATTACTTGGGTAAGGAAGTAAATGACGTCGAAAGCAATGTAGATTTATCGGAGAGCGAGTTTTCTAAATTAATTACAACAATCGAACAAGCATTAAAAATGCATTTCATAGAAGTTAATTCCATAGCATTAGGTAGTAACGTTAAGATTAATGTACAGAATATTCTTTCCTACTCACCAGATATAATTCTCAATTGTGTGGAATCTATAGACGGCAAATCAAATTTTGAAAGCTATAACGCCGGCTTATTTGATATACTAGAAATACCTTACACTGGAAACAACTTAGCTTGCCTTGGAAATTGCTTAAACAAGTCAAGAACAAAATTAATCCTGAAATCCTACGGAATAAATACTCCAAATTTTTTAACAGTAACTTATTGTAACATTCCCAAAGAAAATGATATCAATATTAAGTACCCTGTAATAGTAAAATTGCTTAACGAAGACGCAAGTATTGGCATTTCAGAAAACTCTGTGATAAGTGATTATCGTACCTTAAAACAAAGATTGATTTATTTATTTGATTTATTTAAGCAGGATATAATTATTGAAGAATATATTGAGGGACGAGAATTAAATGTTGCTATTTTGGGTAATCAAGTACTCCCAATATCAGAAATCATTTTTGATGGACTGCCTGAAAACCTTCCCAGAATTGTAACTTACGAGGCTAAATGGTCTGAAAACAGTACTTATTTTAAACACACAAAGCCTATCTGCCCAGCAAAATTAGATGACAAGATAAAAAGCAAACTAGAGAAAATTGCAATTGAATCTTTTAACGCCATGGAATGCAGAGACTATGCTAGAATCGATATTCGACTTGATAAAAAAGGCATTCCTTATGTTATAGAGGTTAACCCCAATCCAGATATCTCACCAGATTCTGGTTTTGTGAGGTCGGCAGCAACAGCTGGGTATTCTTATGATAAATTGCTTTACACAATAATAATGTTAGCACTTAAGAGAATTAAGCATGATACGCAAGTTACAGTATAA
- a CDS encoding ATP-grasp domain-containing protein: MHEKIFEGFCISSFILNKKLKVALTYNLKPEEENSFEYAMVSPLSKNSTTYNDTFAEWDTIETVNSIKSALELFHNVIMIEANEDAYEKFKKERPDIVFNFAECAYGISREGQIPAMLDMLRIPYTGSDPLTMMTCLDKARTKEILSYYGVPTAKFITAENLADIENHNLEYPLFIKPVGEGSGKGIFNNSFIQNKTELQQRLQQCLQTYNQPCIIEEYLPGREFTVAILGNDSETEVLPIIEINFSQLPSGILPVYSFEAKWIYDTRQNPLDIFTCPANIESSLQEKIKGIALKTYKILRCKDWSRIDIRLDSKGEPNIIEVNPLPGVLPDPSDNSCFPKAARAAGLSYEEMINKVLIAAAKRHKLI; the protein is encoded by the coding sequence TTGCATGAAAAAATTTTTGAAGGTTTCTGTATTAGTTCCTTTATACTAAATAAAAAGTTGAAAGTTGCTCTTACATACAACTTAAAACCGGAAGAAGAAAATTCTTTCGAGTACGCAATGGTCTCGCCTCTCTCTAAAAACTCAACCACTTACAACGATACATTTGCAGAATGGGATACAATTGAAACTGTTAACTCAATAAAAAGTGCTTTGGAACTATTTCATAATGTAATAATGATTGAAGCAAACGAAGATGCATACGAAAAATTTAAAAAAGAACGCCCTGATATTGTTTTTAACTTTGCAGAATGTGCATACGGGATTAGCAGAGAAGGTCAAATTCCTGCTATGTTAGATATGCTTCGAATACCTTATACTGGTTCTGACCCGTTAACAATGATGACTTGCTTAGACAAAGCCAGAACTAAAGAAATTCTTTCATACTATGGTGTTCCAACAGCCAAGTTTATAACAGCAGAAAATTTAGCTGATATTGAAAACCACAATTTAGAATACCCCCTATTTATTAAACCTGTTGGAGAAGGTTCGGGAAAGGGAATCTTTAATAATTCTTTTATACAAAATAAAACAGAATTACAACAAAGACTCCAGCAATGCCTTCAGACTTATAACCAACCTTGTATAATTGAAGAATACCTACCCGGCAGAGAATTTACTGTTGCTATTTTAGGTAACGATTCAGAAACTGAAGTATTACCTATTATTGAGATTAATTTCAGCCAGTTACCAAGTGGCATCCTACCTGTCTATTCATTTGAAGCTAAATGGATTTATGACACCAGACAAAATCCTCTCGATATTTTTACATGCCCTGCAAACATTGAAAGTTCACTGCAAGAAAAAATTAAAGGCATTGCCTTGAAAACCTACAAAATTTTAAGATGTAAGGATTGGAGCAGAATTGATATTAGACTAGATTCAAAGGGAGAACCAAATATAATTGAGGTTAATCCTTTGCCAGGAGTATTACCTGACCCATCTGACAATTCTTGTTTTCCAAAAGCAGCTAGAGCTGCTGGCTTAAGCTATGAAGAAATGATAAATAAAGTATTAATTGCAGCGGCAAAACGGCATAAATTAATATGA
- the recG gene encoding ATP-dependent DNA helicase RecG — MPFEPSINIQYLKSVGPKRAESFAKVGIKTIRDLLFYMPYKHLDRANILTSSKVLQYVINGYNGEVTIIGEVINKELIRYGRKQILKVKFKDNNGFYEGIWFQGIRYFSGLFNKGEFYAISAKPVITKYGNLQFVHPDFDRLGKNETDDFLHTGKIIPFYRIPKELKESNLGDFSLRKIIHYAVEHFSDQIEESMPEYIIQEKKLLDIKQTIKNIHFPQNFTLLEKARERLKFEEMFYFECLVAIRKNFVKSTITGIPFQIKAEPIKKFLKRLPFELTKDQLHVLSEIRKDLESKKPMNRLLQGDVGSGKTIVALISMIIVKYNGYQSVLMAPTEILADQHYKKICQLISDSDIKVVLLIGGQSKKERATVLDKIKTGDADIIIGTHALIEENVVYHKLGLVVIDEQHRFGVVQRARLIEKGFTPNVLVMTATPIPRTLSMTLYGDLDISYIKEMPANRKPVKTYIRSEKKLPEVYNFIKAKAKEGCQTFLVYPLIEESEKLELKAAETYFNQLKQTYLSDLKVSLIHGRMNWKEKEEIMLKFARKEFDVLISTTVIEVGIDIPSANIIVINDAFRFGLSQLHQLRGRVGRSIEQGYCILITKDEYDIKMKQYNFDFEYMSPAQIEKYKSIIRLNAMIKYADGFKLSEIDLKLRGPGDIFGTKQSGLPELKYTDIINDSEIIEDAKQTAFNLIASDDKLRQEKNSVVRKTLAENYSSLLKLSYIV, encoded by the coding sequence ATGCCTTTTGAACCTTCCATAAATATTCAATACTTAAAATCAGTTGGCCCCAAAAGAGCCGAATCTTTTGCTAAGGTTGGAATCAAAACAATTAGAGACCTTCTCTTTTATATGCCATATAAACATTTGGATAGAGCAAATATACTAACAAGTTCAAAAGTTCTTCAATATGTAATTAATGGATATAATGGCGAAGTTACTATAATTGGTGAAGTAATTAACAAAGAACTAATTAGGTATGGGAGAAAGCAAATTCTAAAAGTAAAGTTCAAAGACAATAACGGTTTTTATGAGGGAATCTGGTTTCAAGGTATAAGATATTTCAGTGGATTGTTTAACAAAGGTGAATTTTATGCAATCTCTGCTAAACCTGTTATAACAAAATACGGAAATCTGCAGTTTGTTCACCCAGATTTTGACAGACTTGGGAAAAATGAAACTGATGATTTTCTTCACACTGGCAAAATTATTCCCTTCTACAGAATTCCAAAAGAACTAAAGGAAAGCAATTTAGGTGACTTTAGTTTAAGGAAAATTATTCATTATGCTGTTGAACATTTTTCTGATCAAATTGAAGAAAGCATGCCAGAATATATTATTCAAGAAAAAAAGTTACTCGATATAAAACAAACAATTAAAAATATTCATTTCCCACAAAATTTTACTCTTTTAGAAAAAGCAAGGGAAAGACTAAAATTTGAAGAAATGTTTTACTTTGAATGTTTAGTTGCAATAAGAAAAAATTTTGTGAAATCAACCATAACAGGAATTCCATTTCAAATAAAGGCGGAACCCATTAAAAAATTTCTTAAAAGACTGCCTTTTGAACTTACTAAGGATCAATTGCATGTACTATCCGAAATAAGAAAAGACCTTGAAAGCAAAAAACCAATGAATCGACTTTTACAAGGAGACGTAGGCAGTGGAAAAACAATCGTTGCGCTTATTTCTATGATTATTGTTAAATATAACGGTTATCAATCTGTTCTTATGGCTCCTACTGAAATTCTCGCTGACCAGCATTATAAAAAAATTTGCCAACTGATTTCCGATTCAGATATTAAGGTAGTCTTATTAATTGGCGGGCAATCTAAAAAAGAAAGAGCAACAGTTTTAGATAAGATAAAAACTGGCGATGCAGATATAATTATAGGCACACACGCACTTATAGAGGAAAATGTTGTCTATCATAAGTTGGGTTTAGTTGTAATAGACGAACAGCATAGATTTGGTGTTGTTCAACGTGCAAGATTAATTGAAAAAGGTTTTACCCCTAATGTATTGGTTATGACTGCAACTCCCATTCCGAGAACGCTTTCAATGACTTTATATGGCGACTTAGATATTTCATATATTAAAGAAATGCCAGCTAACAGAAAACCTGTAAAAACATACATAAGAAGTGAAAAGAAATTACCGGAAGTCTATAATTTTATAAAGGCTAAAGCAAAAGAAGGCTGTCAAACATTTCTAGTTTACCCTCTTATTGAAGAATCAGAAAAATTAGAACTAAAGGCAGCTGAGACATATTTCAATCAGCTAAAACAGACGTATTTAAGTGACTTAAAAGTATCTCTTATTCACGGTAGGATGAACTGGAAAGAAAAAGAAGAAATAATGTTAAAATTTGCACGCAAGGAGTTTGATGTTCTAATTTCTACTACTGTAATTGAAGTCGGAATAGATATCCCTTCAGCAAATATTATTGTTATTAACGATGCTTTCAGGTTCGGATTATCACAACTGCATCAACTAAGAGGAAGGGTTGGCAGAAGTATAGAGCAGGGATATTGCATTCTAATAACAAAGGATGAATATGATATTAAGATGAAACAATATAACTTTGACTTTGAATACATGTCACCAGCTCAAATAGAAAAGTATAAATCCATTATACGATTAAACGCAATGATAAAATATGCTGACGGTTTTAAGCTTTCTGAAATTGATTTGAAACTTAGAGGACCTGGAGACATCTTTGGAACAAAACAAAGCGGGTTGCCGGAATTAAAGTATACTGATATAATAAACGACTCAGAAATTATTGAGGACGCAAAGCAAACTGCTTTTAACTTAATTGCAAGCGATGATAAACTTCGTCAAGAAAAAAATTCGGTAGTAAGAAAAACTCTCGCTGAAAATTATTCATCATTACTTAAACTCTCTTACATTGTTTAA
- a CDS encoding NAD(P)H-dependent glycerol-3-phosphate dehydrogenase produces MRISVLGAGGWGTTLAILLHLNGHEVTLWEYKKSYAKILNRHRENKIYLPGIKIPKEISITHDLETASFNKHMLVIAIPSQFVRNVLKEIKKFDYKNTTFVSVAKGIEKKSLMTISQVIKDEIKDIQSPAIGVLSGPSHAEEVSRKIPTAVVAASTDISTAKQIQATFMTSYFRVYSSTDILGVEYGGALKNVIAIGAGIVDGAKFGDNTKAAIMTRGIAEISRLGIYLGARPETFSGLSGMGDLIVTCMSRHSRNRYVGEQIGKGKKLKDILKSMNMVAEGVETSKAVHQLSKEHEVETPICSAVYQILFEERDPIKVTYELMTRDMKSED; encoded by the coding sequence ATGAGAATTTCTGTACTTGGTGCTGGTGGATGGGGCACTACTCTTGCTATTTTACTGCACTTAAATGGTCATGAAGTTACTTTATGGGAATACAAAAAGAGTTATGCTAAAATTCTTAACCGCCACCGAGAAAATAAAATTTACCTGCCTGGAATTAAAATACCAAAAGAAATTAGTATAACACACGACCTTGAAACCGCATCATTTAACAAACACATGTTAGTTATTGCAATACCTTCACAATTTGTTAGAAATGTGCTGAAGGAAATTAAAAAATTCGACTACAAAAACACTACTTTTGTAAGTGTTGCAAAAGGTATTGAAAAAAAATCCTTAATGACAATTTCCCAAGTAATAAAAGACGAAATAAAAGACATCCAAAGTCCAGCTATTGGTGTACTTTCTGGTCCTAGCCACGCTGAAGAAGTAAGTAGAAAAATTCCTACCGCTGTTGTAGCTGCTTCTACTGATATCTCAACAGCAAAGCAAATTCAAGCTACCTTTATGACCTCTTATTTTCGTGTTTACTCTTCTACTGATATACTTGGCGTTGAATATGGCGGAGCACTTAAAAATGTAATTGCTATAGGCGCTGGTATAGTTGATGGAGCTAAGTTTGGCGATAATACTAAAGCTGCAATTATGACACGCGGTATTGCAGAAATCTCACGTCTCGGAATTTATTTGGGTGCACGACCTGAAACTTTCTCCGGTCTTTCCGGAATGGGTGATTTAATAGTTACATGCATGAGCAGACACAGCAGAAATCGATATGTTGGTGAACAGATTGGAAAAGGGAAAAAACTAAAGGATATACTAAAATCAATGAACATGGTAGCCGAAGGTGTTGAAACCTCTAAAGCTGTCCATCAATTATCAAAAGAACACGAAGTGGAAACTCCAATTTGTTCTGCCGTCTATCAAATACTTTTTGAAGAGCGCGACCCAATCAAAGTTACCTACGAATTAATGACCCGCGACATGAAGTCTGAAGACTAA
- the plsY gene encoding glycerol-3-phosphate 1-O-acyltransferase PlsY yields the protein MLNLIVVIIASYLIGSIPTSIIISKLVRGIDIRDYGSGNAGGTNVFRVLGWKYGLLTIILDALKGAVVVIFIARLYFDNFPFANITPFDDFTLIQIICGTSAVIGHIWTVFAGFKGGKGIATALGFLITLITVDMLLALVVFVIVVSFSRYISLGSLAAAVSVPLFLVLRENVFDAHIQNYNTILPFVIALVLLVIFTHRKNIGRLVQGNENKIKLFKKDR from the coding sequence ATGTTAAATTTAATTGTTGTAATAATTGCTTCGTACTTAATTGGCTCAATTCCTACTAGCATAATAATAAGTAAACTTGTACGAGGAATAGATATTAGAGATTATGGTAGCGGCAATGCTGGTGGTACAAATGTTTTTCGCGTACTAGGATGGAAATATGGTTTGTTAACAATAATTCTAGACGCGTTAAAAGGAGCAGTAGTTGTTATATTTATAGCTCGACTTTATTTCGATAACTTCCCTTTCGCTAATATAACTCCATTCGATGATTTTACTCTCATCCAAATTATATGTGGTACTTCAGCAGTTATAGGGCACATTTGGACTGTCTTTGCTGGATTCAAGGGTGGAAAGGGTATAGCTACTGCATTGGGATTTTTAATTACACTTATCACTGTAGATATGTTACTTGCACTTGTAGTTTTTGTAATTGTGGTTTCATTTTCTCGTTATATTTCGCTTGGCTCACTTGCTGCTGCAGTTTCAGTACCATTATTTTTAGTCTTGAGGGAAAATGTTTTCGACGCACACATCCAAAATTACAATACCATTCTTCCTTTTGTGATTGCATTGGTTCTCCTCGTAATTTTTACTCACAGAAAAAATATCGGAAGATTAGTACAAGGCAACGAGAATAAGATTAAATTGTTCAAAAAGGATAGATGA
- the ispD gene encoding 2-C-methyl-D-erythritol 4-phosphate cytidylyltransferase, with translation MKIFVIIPSAGSGRRVKSSIPKQYIKLNGKEIIAYTIELFQKNSMIDGIIVAAKKEYFGLINKIKNKYKFDKVIKIVEGGSHRQYSVLNALNSLDAEENDLIVIHDAVRPLLPNEVLNRAIKSAKKYGNVVVAIKAKDTLIKGKRNIIDYVDRKNIYYVQTPQIFRYKYLKKSFDNIKKEKFLGTDESVIVKRAGFNIKIVEGASLNFKVTDNTDVDLLRKILK, from the coding sequence ATGAAAATATTTGTTATAATCCCTTCGGCTGGTTCTGGGAGAAGGGTTAAATCTTCCATCCCAAAACAATATATAAAATTAAATGGCAAGGAAATAATTGCCTATACTATTGAATTATTCCAAAAGAATTCTATGATAGATGGAATTATAGTTGCAGCAAAAAAAGAATACTTCGGATTAATAAATAAAATAAAGAACAAATATAAATTTGACAAAGTAATTAAAATTGTTGAGGGTGGCTCTCATCGTCAATATTCTGTACTTAACGCATTGAATTCTTTAGATGCTGAAGAAAATGATTTAATTGTTATTCACGACGCTGTAAGACCATTACTGCCAAACGAAGTTCTTAACAGGGCAATTAAATCTGCAAAAAAATATGGTAACGTTGTGGTTGCTATTAAAGCAAAAGACACTTTAATTAAAGGCAAAAGAAATATTATAGACTATGTGGATAGAAAAAATATTTACTATGTGCAAACGCCTCAAATATTTCGCTATAAATATCTTAAAAAATCTTTCGATAATATAAAGAAAGAAAAATTCTTAGGTACAGATGAATCTGTTATAGTTAAACGAGCTGGATTTAATATCAAAATTGTTGAAGGCGCGTCATTAAATTTTAAAGTTACTGATAATACTGATGTAGATTTGCTAAGAAAAATACTAAAGTAA
- the queA gene encoding tRNA preQ1(34) S-adenosylmethionine ribosyltransferase-isomerase QueA codes for MKLSDFNYNLPKTAIAKFPVNPRDKAKMLVLDRKTGEIEHKIFSDIIDYMNKGDVLVVNESKVMQARLFGKKERTNAKIEVFVLRELNKEDKIWDVIVDPARKVRIGNRIYFSDNLWCEVIDNTTSRGRTVRFNEEAGDIFQAIEKIGTTPLPPYIKREPVPEDRENYQTIFAKVDGSVAAPTAGLHFTPQLIKKIQKKGIKVVPVILHIGLGTFRPVEVEDLTKHRMDSEYFEIPEETAEAINKTLSEKKNVFVVGTSTTRALESSVTAEGFVKPNFGWTDKFIFPPYDFKIVKKLITNFHAPESTLLMLAAAFGGYENVMKAYKKALKEGYRFLSYGDAMLII; via the coding sequence ATGAAGCTCTCAGATTTCAACTACAACTTGCCTAAAACGGCAATAGCTAAATTCCCTGTCAATCCAAGGGATAAAGCTAAAATGCTCGTGCTCGATAGAAAAACAGGTGAAATAGAACACAAAATATTTTCAGACATTATTGACTATATGAACAAAGGTGACGTGCTTGTAGTAAACGAAAGTAAAGTAATGCAAGCACGCTTATTTGGCAAAAAAGAAAGAACAAACGCAAAAATAGAAGTTTTTGTGCTAAGGGAATTAAATAAAGAAGATAAAATTTGGGATGTTATTGTTGACCCTGCCCGCAAAGTTAGAATTGGCAACCGAATTTATTTTTCTGACAATCTTTGGTGCGAAGTTATTGATAATACTACTTCGCGCGGCAGAACGGTTCGCTTTAATGAAGAAGCCGGGGATATCTTCCAAGCAATTGAAAAAATAGGTACTACTCCCCTCCCACCATACATTAAAAGAGAACCTGTACCGGAAGACCGTGAGAATTATCAAACTATTTTTGCTAAAGTCGATGGTTCTGTTGCTGCCCCTACTGCAGGGCTCCATTTTACACCGCAGCTGATAAAAAAAATTCAAAAAAAAGGAATAAAAGTTGTGCCTGTAATTCTTCATATTGGTTTAGGAACTTTTAGACCAGTAGAGGTAGAAGATTTAACTAAACACAGGATGGATTCAGAATACTTCGAAATACCTGAGGAAACTGCAGAAGCGATAAATAAAACTTTGTCAGAAAAAAAGAATGTTTTTGTAGTTGGCACCAGTACAACAAGAGCACTAGAAAGCAGTGTTACTGCAGAAGGTTTTGTAAAACCTAATTTTGGTTGGACTGACAAATTTATTTTTCCACCTTATGATTTTAAGATTGTCAAAAAACTAATTACAAACTTTCATGCGCCGGAATCTACACTTTTAATGCTTGCAGCTGCTTTTGGCGGCTATGAAAATGTTATGAAGGCATATAAAAAAGCATTAAAAGAAGGATATAGATTCTTAAGTTACGGCGATGCAATGCTTATAATTTAA
- the ppdK gene encoding pyruvate, phosphate dikinase: MAKKRTPKYVYFFGGKRAEGKADMKALLGGKGANLAEMVNIGLPVPAGFTITTEVCTYYYQHNHSYPKELKKQVLDALKKIEKEMAAQFGNPQNPLLVSVRSGARASMPGMMDTILNLGLNDSTVQGLISKTKNPRFAYDSYRRFVAMYGDVVLGLKPKDKHDHDPFEVILDRKKQQAGVTKDTELNADHLKELVSEYKAEIKRITGHDFPEDPMEQLWGAIGAVFGSWMNERAIVYRKLNNIPESWGTAVNVQSMVFGNMGDDSGTGVAFTRDPATGENVFYGEYLFNAQGEDVVAGIRTPLPIKDLQKDNPQVYKQLVKIRSILEKHYKEMMDIEFTIQQGKLWMLQCRVGKRTGFAAIKMAVDMVKEKLISKEEALLRIEPNQLNQLLRPIFDLNQKRSAIENGRLLAKGLNAGPGAASGKIAFSAQDAEEMASKGEKVILVRIETSPEDIKGMNAAEGILTARGGMTSHAALVARQMGKVCVAGCGALNIDYKNGLMKVEGKDVTIKEGDYISIDGTTGEVILGQLETKPSEVIQVLITKELKPEDSEIFQTYNSLMKWADQYKTLGVRTNADQPDQAANAIAFGAEGIGLCRTEHMFFGGDRILHVREMILSESEEERKNALDKLLPYQRADFEGIFEVMAGKPVTIRTLDPPLHEFLPHEEHEIQQVAEELNMPIDKIKEKIESLKEFNPMLGFRGCRLGISYPEITQMQARAIFEAAANVAQKGIKVKPEIMIPLVGHVNELKLQEKIVRKVAEEVFNEKGIKIPYLLGTMIELPRAAVTADEIATVAEFFSFGTNDLTQTVFGLSRDDAGKFLPKYVEREILPKDPFESLDTTGVGKLVELGTKLGRQTRENLKVGICGEHGGDPDSIDFCHKVGMNYVSCSPFRVPIARLAAARAALVNGSPKTKKSSKKVTKKKK; encoded by the coding sequence ATGGCAAAGAAAAGAACACCAAAGTACGTTTACTTTTTCGGTGGTAAACGTGCAGAAGGGAAAGCAGATATGAAAGCCCTATTGGGCGGAAAAGGAGCAAATTTAGCCGAGATGGTTAATATAGGTCTTCCCGTTCCAGCAGGCTTCACAATTACTACCGAAGTATGTACTTATTATTATCAACATAATCATTCATACCCGAAAGAACTTAAAAAACAAGTATTAGATGCCTTAAAAAAAATTGAAAAAGAAATGGCTGCGCAGTTCGGTAACCCTCAAAACCCATTATTAGTCTCGGTGCGCAGCGGTGCAAGGGCATCTATGCCTGGTATGATGGATACAATACTTAATTTAGGACTGAATGATTCTACGGTTCAAGGATTAATATCGAAAACTAAAAATCCGAGATTTGCTTATGATTCATATAGAAGATTTGTTGCAATGTATGGTGATGTAGTGCTTGGATTAAAACCAAAAGACAAGCACGACCACGACCCATTTGAAGTAATTTTGGATAGAAAGAAACAGCAAGCTGGAGTTACAAAAGATACAGAACTAAATGCTGACCATCTTAAAGAGTTAGTTTCAGAGTATAAGGCAGAAATTAAAAGAATAACAGGCCACGATTTCCCTGAGGACCCGATGGAACAGCTTTGGGGAGCAATTGGCGCTGTATTTGGCTCTTGGATGAATGAAAGAGCAATAGTTTATCGCAAATTGAACAACATCCCGGAAAGCTGGGGAACAGCCGTAAACGTTCAATCTATGGTCTTCGGCAACATGGGCGATGATTCGGGTACTGGTGTTGCGTTCACTCGCGACCCAGCTACAGGCGAAAATGTTTTTTACGGTGAATATCTCTTTAACGCTCAAGGTGAAGATGTAGTAGCAGGCATTCGCACTCCACTACCAATTAAAGACCTTCAAAAAGATAATCCACAAGTCTATAAACAGCTTGTTAAAATTAGATCCATCCTTGAAAAACATTATAAGGAAATGATGGATATTGAATTTACAATTCAACAAGGCAAGCTATGGATGCTTCAATGTCGTGTAGGAAAAAGAACCGGCTTCGCAGCAATTAAAATGGCCGTTGATATGGTTAAAGAAAAACTAATTTCGAAAGAAGAGGCTTTGTTAAGAATTGAACCAAACCAACTTAATCAGTTGCTCAGACCTATATTTGACCTTAATCAAAAAAGAAGTGCAATTGAAAATGGACGACTTTTAGCAAAAGGTTTGAATGCAGGACCGGGCGCAGCTTCCGGCAAAATTGCTTTTTCAGCTCAAGACGCAGAAGAAATGGCTTCTAAGGGCGAAAAAGTAATCCTTGTTAGAATTGAAACTTCACCAGAAGACATTAAAGGCATGAACGCAGCTGAGGGAATTCTTACTGCAAGAGGCGGCATGACATCTCATGCGGCTTTAGTTGCACGACAAATGGGTAAAGTCTGTGTTGCCGGCTGCGGTGCACTTAATATTGATTACAAAAATGGCTTGATGAAAGTTGAGGGCAAAGATGTAACTATTAAAGAAGGCGACTATATTTCAATTGATGGAACTACAGGAGAAGTAATTTTAGGGCAGCTTGAAACAAAACCTTCAGAAGTAATTCAAGTGCTTATAACTAAAGAACTCAAACCTGAAGATTCCGAAATTTTCCAAACATACAATAGCTTAATGAAATGGGCAGACCAATATAAAACTTTAGGTGTACGTACTAATGCTGACCAGCCAGACCAAGCAGCCAATGCAATTGCATTCGGTGCAGAAGGAATTGGGCTTTGTAGAACAGAACACATGTTTTTTGGCGGTGATAGAATATTACACGTTAGAGAAATGATTCTTTCAGAAAGTGAAGAAGAAAGAAAAAATGCTTTAGATAAATTGCTGCCTTATCAAAGAGCAGATTTTGAAGGAATTTTTGAGGTGATGGCTGGTAAGCCAGTCACAATTAGAACCTTAGATCCACCATTACATGAGTTCTTGCCCCACGAAGAACATGAAATTCAACAAGTGGCTGAAGAACTTAATATGCCCATAGATAAGATAAAAGAAAAAATTGAATCACTTAAAGAATTTAATCCTATGCTTGGATTTAGAGGCTGCCGATTAGGAATAAGCTATCCAGAAATAACTCAAATGCAGGCCCGAGCTATTTTTGAAGCTGCTGCTAACGTTGCACAAAAAGGAATTAAAGTTAAACCCGAAATTATGATTCCACTTGTTGGTCACGTTAACGAGCTTAAGCTGCAAGAAAAAATCGTAAGAAAAGTGGCTGAAGAGGTTTTCAACGAGAAAGGAATTAAAATTCCCTACTTGCTTGGTACAATGATTGAACTTCCAAGAGCTGCCGTTACAGCAGATGAGATTGCTACGGTAGCTGAATTTTTCAGTTTTGGGACAAATGACTTGACGCAAACTGTATTTGGGCTTTCAAGGGACGATGCCGGTAAATTCCTTCCTAAATATGTTGAAAGAGAAATTCTGCCAAAAGACCCATTTGAAAGTCTCGATACAACAGGTGTAGGTAAATTGGTAGAGCTTGGCACAAAATTGGGTAGACAGACAAGAGAAAATCTTAAAGTGGGTATTTGTGGTGAACATGGCGGTGATCCAGATTCAATCGATTTTTGCCATAAAGTCGGAATGAACTACGTTAGCTGTTCACCATTTAGAGTTCCTATTGCAAGATTGGCTGCAGCAAGAGCAGCTTTAGTAAATGGTTCACCCAAAACCAAAAAGAGTTCAAAAAAAGTTACTAAAAAGAAAAAATAA